The genomic stretch GGGAGGGAGCACTACCCTGGCATACCACAAGAGCTCACGTTCTCCTCGATCGACCTTGATGTATACGTCCTATCCTTTATATTTTTCAGTTTGTTACGTATATATAGTTGTACTCGAGGGAAGAAGCTAGGAAAGTAATGAGCTCGCTAGTGTGGCTAAGGTCAGGCCCTCGAGGACAACAGCATGCTAGAAGCATTAATGAGAAAGGTCAGTAGAGAAGAGCAGGAGAGCAGAAGAGGCGATCAATGTAAGAGGATGAGCAGAGCAGAGGAGAACAGGAGAGCGAGTAGAAGAGACGATCGACGAAAGAGGATGAGCAGAACAGCAGAAGAGGCGATCGACGAAAGAGGATGAGTAGAACAGCAGAAGAGGCGATCGACGAAAGAGGATGAGCAGAACAGCAGAAGAGGCGATCGACGAAAGAGGATGAGTAGAACAGCAGAAGAGGCGATCGACGAAAGAGGATGAGCAGAACAGCAGAAGAGGCGATCGACGAAAGAGGGTGAGCAGAACAACAGAAGAGCAGGAGAGCGAGCAGAAGAGGCGATCAACTAAAGAGGATGAGCAGAACAAAGGAGAGTAGGAGATCGATGAAAGAGGGTGAGTAGAGCAAAGGAGAGTAGAAGAGACAATCGACGAAAGAGAAGAGTCGAATCTTTAGCGTTTCATGCTCGTCAACCACTCTTTATGAGGTCGATAATACTCAAGCCAATTAAAGTAAAAGCCAATTATGACAATCAAATAACCGTTGAATTTTGTGTCACTTCTTGCTAAAATTTTAAAACCgtatatgtaattttttttatatttttttattggatGTCCTCAGCTTTATGTCTATTTTGAACCAGTTCTCATTCATGCTTTTAGTCTTTAAATTCATTAATTAGCGGTTTCAATCAAAACATACTAAATGATGCGATTTTTTAAATAGAGCTAAAATcctaaaatgtattagaaattaaagaaaaagtttCAACATAAAAAATACCGATAGAAaggaaaaatcttaataaaaaaaaatcttaacatactaaaattttaaacatactcaaaattctaaaatataaaatataggcattataaaaaatatcttaaatactaaaaaaaactgaaaattataaaaataataaattactaaaaataataaaaaaaaaatatcaaaacaatCTTTCCCGTCAGAAATAATATGGTGGTAAATTTCCGTAATCCCCGCCTCACACCGTAAAATCCTTCCCAGTCATgtttattgatgattttattgTTCTAAGTTTTATATCTAAGTcacttgtatatattttttttaataaaatttctataACAGTATATTCTTCTTAAAATCATATAAATACTAATAATCATGGTTaatttgttgttcctttccttttaaGAATTCAGTAACTTAACCAAAATGATGTAAtaagagaagaagatgaagtagcatatgagctaataaataataaaaaattttagagatttttttttttgataacacTCGATCTAATATCATCGGTCTCCCAACTAACTATACATATAAATTATAAGGGACATTTTATCATAGCATAACGACCCTTTGTATAGGAAGATTAAACATCTAATGTGACATTTTGTATCCACTAAAATTTAACTATAAGATCTATTAAAAGAACCTCAATATAATTACTAACTATGCTAACCCGTAAGAACACAAATGtttatattatagatatacataaggatgattttttttattgtacATGTAAACTATGAATTATCCgttttttatattatcattcGCAAACTAAAATTATCGGTGatgcatttttttttccttttgatacGCTCTCCATCCAACTTTCACAAGGTCAGTAGTAGAATTTTGACGATAACCTTCGTCATTGGTTATTTCGATGGTTACTTAATAATCAACTGATAATAAATTTCGATTTAAAAATGGATGAAGTAAATAATATTTCAGatcaattaaaaaatagattttatttctgATTCTAAGTGATATTTGACCCCATTACAGTGATAAGTCATaagtttattttataattattaaattctGAAATAATAAATTTGAACCGCTTAAAACTTCTCACTTTTCGTAATAAATTAACCGGTTAATATTTTTCCACTCGAACCGTCGCGATCTAGCGTTCGCCATCCTTCATCTTCGCAATGTTTCTAGGGTTCCTGTAGCGGGGGCGATGGCAGAGACTTCTTCGTCCAGTAAGGTAGATGGAGCCGGAAGCCACGAAAGCTCGGCAGCGTGTGGGATCAGGATCGCTTCCTCCCCATCGCCAACATCATTCGGATCATGAAGAAGGGCCTCCCCGCCAACGCCAACGTCCCCCTTCCTCCAGACATTCCATCGATCAGTTTTCTTGGTTGCTCTTCTTCCGCGTCTGCCATGGATACAGATGCCATCGTGCACCACATCCTCTCTAGCCTGAGCAACGCTCGCGGCGTCGCCGCTTGGGCCTGCGTCTCACGCTGTTGGAACGAGGCCGTGCCCTACACACATCCCCTCCCTCTATTTCCCCCGCAACTCCCTGTTGCCATGGCTGCCCCAATTCCAAACCCTTCTACTGTCCTCTTCATCTGCTCACTGCCACCAAGAAGGTCGTTGTCGTACTCAAGGGAACCTCCAACGTCAAGGGCGTCTCTGCTATGAGCAGTCCTACTTCAGAACAGAGAAGCTTGGCTCAGGTGCGCACTAATATTGTGCTTCGTATTCATCATCCTTATCTTCAGCATGCTATACTTTGGTTGGGATAAAGCAAATTTCAAGGAAACTGTATTTTGAGATCTAGTAATCGTTTTTTTATCTGAATTATTTAGTGTCTGGTACACCATCATAAACAAAGCTATCCGAGTACATTGGGCAATTGCTGTGACAACTAGCTTCACTCTTTTGATTGTTGTGGAGTGATTTAATTAAGCCTACATTAGCCTTCATAAATTCTCCCCTCTTTTCCATTATTTGAATGTTTTCTGTTTTAATAAATGTTTGGCCTAAGGTAGATCACTTGATTTCTGATAGACATATCTCAATGCTCTCTGCCCTGCTCTTCTCTTAGTCTTCCCTGTTTAGCCGACCAAAGCTCTTTATGGTGTTCAGTAATTGTTTGTTTTTAACTTTCTATTCATGCACTGCCACCATGGGAGACGTAGATCGTAGTAGACTATGATCTATGTAATGTTTGGGTCTTATATACAGTTATTTACATTAATTATTGTTTAGAAGATAAgattttgggaaaaaaaatatgTCCACAACATTCAGATACATATGAGATCCAAGAAAATTGCAGCTTTATGGAAAACTAGAGATATTTTATGGAATTCCACTGTTATTACATGCAGAAATTTGACTTTGCTGGAAGCATCTAAGATGCATTAGCTCCAAGAACAGTGTAACTTGGTTAAGGCCTAGTAGATACTGGTGGTTTAATTCAAAAATATCACATATTTCATATACCAGGTTGGATAAAAGCATTTCCCCACATATGGAATCTAATGTTCACTTCTATTTAGTAATcacaaatttgaattttgaaatctaGAGAAAATCTTATATTTTCCTCATAGATCAGAAAATGCCCTCATGATCTCTTATATAACAGGTAAAATGAGAAAACTGAAATGAATAAGAATACGGGAATAATTTGGAACATTTGAAACTGAAATTTAAATTGAAGTGTAAAGACCTTTTCCCCGTAGCTAATAGTTAGGAAGTTGTCCTCTTTAAGGAAGGTTTTCATTTCACAATTTTCATTATATTCCAAGCCAGTAAAACATTACTGATTTGCAAAGTGTTAATTTATGAGACTGCATAGACAGTAAATGAGTTCAACCAGCAGTCCGGTACTGATGTCTTGTTGTCTAACTTGAATTCGTCATTGCAATTTATAGGTCAGCGAATATTGGTGTTTTTATATGCTTAAGTGTAGTGTTGTTCACAGGACTCTTGTTACATACATATCAAAGCTACTATTTAAGCCTACTATTTAAGTGTAGTGTTTTGATATGCTTAATGTGTATTATATCCCTAAAAAAAAGGAACACTTTGTTTTGTACTAGAAGAGGCGATCGATGAAAGAGGATGAGTAGAGCAGAGGAGAGTGAGCAGAAGAGGCGATTGACGAAAGTGGGTGAGCAGAGCAACAGAAGAGGCGATTGACGAAAGAGGGTGAGCAGAGCAGTAGAAGAGATGATCGACGAAAGAGGGTGAGCAAAACAGAGGAGAGCAAGCAGAAGAGGCGATCGACGAAAGAGGGTGAGCATAGCAGAGGAGAGTAGAAGAGGCGATCGACAAAAGAGAAGAGCCGAATATTTAGCGTTTCGTGCTCGTCAAGCACTCTTTATGAGGTCAATAATACTCAAGTCAATTAAAGTAAAAGACGGATTCCTAGTGAAACTGCAGTTTTGGGAGATGTTGCTGAAAGTTTAATTTTTGAACATTAACAGTACATTTAGTTTAGTAAGAAGTTGAATCGGGATGCGATCATGGGAATGTTAGTCTTGACATTAGTCTAACATAAGTTTGCTGATCGAATGTAAATTTAAAGTATTTAATCGACATGGTGAACTGAACTAAATATTTGAGACTAAGAATGATCCTCAGAGTTATTTATAATTAGCTAGGCCAAATAACTTTTGTTCGAGTATTTGCAAGCCGATGAAAGGTATggtattttaagttaatttcctAATATCcgtattttaatatatttgaaggCCTTATTacaattttaatcaaaataaattcaacCTCACAATAAATCACACCATTACGCCATTTCCAATCATTGTCTTTATTCACGATTTTAGGGTCCAAAATTCAACATATGGGTcacttgtattatttttttttttaaaaataaaactattatAATAATATCTTCTTAAAATTAATACAGGAACCTAAAATGGTAAGTGCATGAGCGGAGGTCCAACAAAAGGTGATGAAATTCCCTATCAAAATTTGACCTCCGGACCTTTACAACTATTATCCACGCACTTGCCAGTAGGGCTGTGAACGTGCCGAGTTGAGTCGGGCTGAGCCGAGTCAAAAAGAAGATATGATTCAAAACATAGTGGAAGATATGAATACAAAAGAGTGCTATATAGATGAATTTCCAGTCATACTTCCCTCTTTCCTCTTCTTTCTGAATTTACTTTCCAATGCACAACAACTATTCCCAAAGTTTCAGCTTCTTTTCAGTTCATACCAGTTTGATAAATCTCAAAAACTCAAAAGGTGATGAATGTTGTTGGGGTTTAATTTGCAGGAAGGCGCTGCACTCGAGGACGCGCAAAGTGAGGCTGAGCCCGGTGGCTGGGGAGTCGAAGGTGTTAAAGTACGGACAGAAAGAGAGCCAAATATCCAAGGTCAGTCACTCTTCTCTAATCATAAAGAGATTAAATTTTGTCGAACGAATTAAACTACATGCCATTTCGATAAACTCTTGATCTTGTCTTGTTTCGATAAACCTGCTGGTCTTCGACGTCACCTACCACGAGCTCCACACTTGCCTTCAGCAGAGAAGGGAGCAGGAGGAGCAGGCGACCATAACTTCCTATTTTGTGTAATTTTccttactttttttatttttttttttaaaaatcgtatctataatttttggtattttttatatataaagaaGTACGTACGTACCATTGAAGCTAAGCAATCatctttatatatatacataatacATGAAAACAAATTTGTACAAAACACTAAAACTACTAGGATCGATGTACAACAAGAGAGTACTAGAGATATattctctctcacacacacattGCCAGAATAACTTAAAGGATCAAGCTCTAACGAGCACGAGATACATACGTACAAAACCAACGTACGTAGTACTTCTACTGAGGATGCTGCATAGCTAGTGATTAAGATCAAAGAGAACCTTGCGCACCGCGAAGACGTTCCTGCACTTGACTACAATGTCGTGCATGTGGACGGTGGACAATCTGGAGAAGTCCCTGGGGAGGGAGATGAGGTCATTGGAATGGGGACCCTTGTGGTATTGGATGAGTTCCGGTGGCATGCGGGGGTAGTGCACCTACCCCTCCTCCCTTAGCCTATTCTGTAGCATCTGGTGGGAGGTTATCACCTCCATAGTTGGCAGGTAAACCAGCACTTTCTGGGGCCGACTACCACCGGGGTTCTCCACCTTCCGCGTCACCCCGTTCTTGAACTCCCACACTTCCGACATCACCCCGGATGAAGAAGAGAGTATCAACTAGCTAGCGCCGGGAGGTGTTTAAGTTTGTTACCTATATATATAGTTGTGCTTGAGGGAGGGAGCCATCGTAACGAGCCAAAGGTCTGGCCCCATGAGGATAACAGCATGCACGCTAGAAGCGTTAATTAGAAAGGTGATCAGAGGGAGAGCAGCACGCTAGAAGCCTTAATTAGAAAGGTGAGCAGAGGGAGAGCAGCAGCGTTAATTAGAAAGGTGAGCAAAGGGGTGAGCAGCAAAGGAGAGCAGCACGTTAGAAGCGTTAATTAGAAAGATGAGCAGAGGGAGAGCAGCACGCTAGAAGCTTTAATTAGAAAGGTGAGCAGAGGGAGAGCAGCAGCGTTAATTAAAAAGGTGTGAGCAGAGGGAGAGCAGCACTCTAGAAGCGTTAATTAGAAAGGTGAACAGAGGGGTGAGTAGCAAAGGAGAGCAGCATGCTAGAAACGTTAATTAGAAAGGTGAGCAGCAGAGGAGAGCAGCACGCTAGAAGCGTTAATTAGAAAGATGAACATAGAAGCTTGCCTCAGGTGCACACTAATGTTGTGCTTCGTATTCATCATCCTTATCTTCAGCATGCTATACACCAGATAATATTTGTTGTTTGGTTGGGATAAAGCAAATTTCAAGGAAACTGTATTTTGAGATCTACTAATCGTTTTTTTATCTGAATTATTTAGTGTTTGGTACACCATCATAAACAAAGCTATCCGAGTACATTGGGCAATTGCTATGACAACTAGCTTCACTCTTTTGATTGTTGTGGAGTGATTTAATTAAGCCTACATCAGCCTTCATAAATTCTCCCCTCTTTTCCATTATTTGAATGTTTTCTGTTGTAATAAATGTTTGGCCTAAGGTAGATCACTTGATTTCTGATTGACATATCTCAACGCTCTCTGCCCTGCTCTTCTCTTAGTCTTCCCTGTTTAGCCGACCAAAGCTCTTTATGGTGTTCAGTAATTGTTTGTTTTTAACTTTCTATTCATGCACCGCCACCATGGGAGACGTAGATCGTAGTAACTATGATCTATGTAATGTTTGGGTCTTATATACAGTTATTTACATTAATTATTGTTTAGAAGATAAgattttgggaaaaaaaaatatgtCCACAACATTCAGATACATATGAGATCCAAGAAAATTGTAGCTTTATGGAAAACTAGAGATATTTTATGGAATTCCACTGTTATTACATGCAGAAATTTGCCTTTGCTGGAAGCATCTAAGATGCATTAGCTCCAAGAACAGTGTAACTTGGTTAAGGCATAGTAGATACTGGTGATTTAATTCAAAAATATCACATATTTCATATACCAGGTTGGATAAAAGTATTTCCCCACATATGGAATCTAATGTTCACTTCTATTTAGTAATcacaaatttgaattttgaaatctaGAGAAAATCTTATATTTTCCTCATAGATAAGAAAATACCCTCATGATCTTTTATATAAATACAGTTTCCTTGAAATTTGCTTTATCCCAACCAAACAACAAATATTATCTGGTGTATAGCATGCTGAAGATAAGGATGATGAATACGAAGCACAACATTAGTGCGCACCTGAGGCAAGCTTCTATGTTCATCTTTCTAATTAACGCTTCTAGCGTGCTGCTCTCCTCTGCTGCTCACCTTTCTAATTAACGCTTCTAGCGTGCTGCTCTCCTTTGCTACTCACCCCTCTGTTCACCTTTCTAATTAACGCTTCTAGCGTGCTGCTCTCCCTCTGCTCACACCTTTTTAATTAACGTTGCTGCTCTCCCTCTGCTCACCTTTCTAATTAAGGCTTCTAGCGTGCTGCTCTCCCTCTGCTCATCTTTCTAATTAACGCTTCTAACGTGCTGCTCTCCTTTGCTACTCACCCCTCTGATCACCTTTCTAATTAACGCTTCTAGCGTGATGCTCTCCCTCTGCTCACCTTTCTAATTAACGCTGCTGCTCTCCCTCTGCTCACCTTTTCTAATTAAGGCTTCTAGCGTGCTGCTCTCCCTCTGATCACCTTTCTAATTAACGCTTCTAGCGTGCATGCTGTTATCCTCGTGGGGCCAGACCTTTGGCTCGTTACGTTGGCTCCCTCCCTCGAGCACAACTATATATATAAGTAACAAACTTAAACACCTCCCGGCGCTAGCTAGTTGGTACTCTCTTCTTCATCCGGGGTGATGTCGGAAGTGTGAGCGTTCAAGAACGGGGTGACGCGGAAGGTGGAGAACCCCGGTGGTCGTCAGCCCCGGAAGGTGCTGGTCTACCTGCCAACTACGGAGGTGATAACCTCCCACCAGATGCTACAGAATAGGCTAAGGGAGGAGGGGTGGGTGCACTACCCCCGCATGCCATCGGAACTCATCCAGTACCACAAGGGTCCCCATTCCAATGACCTCATCTCCCTCCCCAGGGACTTCTCCAGATTGTCCACCTTCCACATGCACGACATTGTAGTCAAGTGCAGAAACGTCTTCGCGGTGCGCAAGGTTCTCTTTGATCTTAATCACTAGCTATGCAGCATCCTCAGTAGAAGTACGCACGTACGTTGGTTTTGTACGTATGTATCTCGTGCTCGTTAGAGCTTGATCCTTTAAGTTATTGTGGCaatgtgtgtgtgagagagaatATATCTCTAGTACTCTCTTGTTGTATATCGATCCTAGTAGTTTTAGTGCTTTGTACAAATTTGTTTTCATgtattatgtatatatataaagatGATTGCTTTGCTTCAATGATACGTACGTATtgctttatatataaaaaataccaaaaattaTAGAtacgattttaaaaaaaaacaaaaataataaggaAAATTACACAAAATAGGAAGTTATGGTCGCCTGCTCCTCCTGCTCCCTTCGCTGCTGAAGGCAAGTGTGGAGCTCGTGGGAGGGGACGTCGAAGACCAGCAGGTTTATCGAAACAAGACAAGATCAAGAGTTTATCGAAATGGCATGCAGTTTAATTCGTTCGACAAAATTCAATCTCTTTATGATTAGAGAAGAGTGACTGACCTTGGATATTTAGCTCTCTTTCTGTCCGTACTTTAACACCTTCGACTCCCCAGCCACCGAGCTCAGTCTCACTTTGCGCGTCCTCGAGTGCAGCGCCTTCTTGAAAATAAAACCCCAACAACATTCATCACCTTATGAGTTTTTGAGATTTATCAAACTGGTATGAACTGAAAAGAAGTTGAAACTTTGGGAATAGTTATTGTGCATTGGAAAGTAAATTCAGAAAGAAGAGGGAAGTATGGCTGGTAATTCATCTATATAGCACTCTTTTGTTCCATGATTCCCGAATAATGTTCCATGTCCGACACATCAGCAAAATGGGCGTGCAACCCGAAATAAAAAAATTTCAGTTTCTTGATTTCGGGGTTAACGAAATTTTTTTACCTAAAATAccctcgaataagagaaaaatatgataaaaaagaaaaatataaaaa from Zingiber officinale cultivar Zhangliang chromosome 5B, Zo_v1.1, whole genome shotgun sequence encodes the following:
- the LOC121986500 gene encoding flowering-promoting factor 1-like protein 3, with amino-acid sequence MSEVWEFKNGVTRKVENPGGSRPQKVLVYLPTMEVITSHQMLQNRLREEGDFSRLSTVHMHDIVVKCRNVFAVRKVLFDLNH